The sequence GTACGGTGGCCAGCTCCAAGGCCTCCCCCGCCCCCAGAGGAACGTCATGCCACCCGAGCCCCGCACCCCGGCCCAGTACTGGGACACCTACAAGCCCTACCGGGGAACGGGCGAGCAGCCCTCCCCGGAGGTTGGCCGGTTCGAGTGGACCCAGTACCCCGGCCACGGGCCCGGAGCCGAGGTGCTGGGGCACCCGCGCCGGGCCCTTGACCTGGGCCCGGCGGAGGGGAGGGAAGCGGTGTTCCTGGCCCGCCAGGGTGTCGCGACGACCGGTGTGGACCTCTCCGCCGCCCAGGTCGACCGCGCTAGCCGGTGGTGGAAGGACACCCCCGGCCTCAAGTTCATCCACGCCGAGGCCGGCGACTACCTCACCTCCAGCACGACGCCCTTCGACGCGGTGTACTCGGTGTGGGGGGCGGTGTGGTTCACCGACCCCGACGTCCTCTTCCCGCTCGTCGCCCGGAACCTCGCACCCGGCGGGATCTTCGCTTTCAGCCAGGCCGAGCCCTCCCCCGGCGCCTACGGGCCGCAGCCGATGCGCG is a genomic window of Streptomyces sp. YPW6 containing:
- a CDS encoding class I SAM-dependent methyltransferase, whose translation is MPPEPRTPAQYWDTYKPYRGTGEQPSPEVGRFEWTQYPGHGPGAEVLGHPRRALDLGPAEGREAVFLARQGVATTGVDLSAAQVDRASRWWKDTPGLKFIHAEAGDYLTSSTTPFDAVYSVWGAVWFTDPDVLFPLVARNLAPGGIFAFSQAEPSPGAYGPQPMRGKWLEGGESELTVLRWQYTPQAWADLLKRHGFTDVDARILPAPGGEGLGTLLVRAHGPA